In Streptococcus oralis, a single window of DNA contains:
- a CDS encoding ABC transporter permease, with the protein MYLAIKEILRNKLRYSLILTTIFLIAFMVFFMTSLALGLVRNNRAAIDNWQATGVVLSDYANDNLTASFIPEKDYKDKSSEEAAPLGYMFAVTNLVDGSEKVNVSIFAQDWDAFISPSLTEGRYPEGDDEVVVDQSFENYGMKLGDAIQLNGSDSSYKIVGLTQGNKFFTEPVVFTSLTTYWTLQGTLKANRFISALVLKNDIEVTGDGLKQISIPKMISKIPGYTPQVNVFSGMILAMIVITGLIVGIFVYIITIQKLGLYGIMRAQGIQIKTIVWSLFCQIFLLAGMGIALALLAIGGVILVLPATFFFYPSWIAYSVLSLVISLMALLGGVISLPRLLKVDPITAIAE; encoded by the coding sequence ATGTATCTTGCTATCAAAGAGATATTACGAAACAAACTTCGATATAGTTTGATCTTAACGACCATTTTTCTTATCGCTTTTATGGTCTTTTTTATGACCAGTCTAGCTCTCGGTCTTGTGCGAAACAACCGGGCCGCTATTGATAATTGGCAAGCAACGGGTGTCGTTTTATCCGACTACGCAAATGATAATTTGACAGCATCCTTTATTCCTGAAAAGGACTACAAGGATAAGAGTTCTGAAGAGGCTGCTCCCCTGGGCTATATGTTCGCTGTAACCAATCTAGTCGATGGTAGTGAAAAGGTCAATGTTTCCATTTTTGCTCAAGACTGGGACGCTTTTATCTCTCCTAGTTTGACGGAAGGTCGTTATCCTGAAGGAGATGATGAGGTTGTCGTGGACCAGTCTTTTGAGAACTATGGGATGAAGCTAGGCGATGCCATTCAGCTCAATGGAAGCGATTCAAGTTACAAGATTGTAGGCCTGACTCAAGGAAATAAATTTTTCACCGAGCCTGTTGTCTTTACGAGCCTGACAACTTATTGGACCTTACAAGGAACCTTGAAAGCCAATCGTTTCATCTCTGCCTTGGTATTGAAAAATGACATAGAAGTGACTGGCGACGGACTGAAACAGATTTCCATTCCAAAAATGATTTCGAAAATTCCTGGTTACACACCTCAGGTTAATGTATTTTCAGGAATGATTCTCGCTATGATTGTTATCACAGGCCTGATTGTGGGGATTTTTGTTTATATCATTACCATCCAAAAACTAGGTCTTTATGGAATAATGCGAGCTCAAGGGATACAGATCAAAACCATTGTATGGTCTCTGTTCTGTCAAATCTTCCTCCTAGCTGGTATGGGGATTGCTTTAGCCTTGCTGGCAATCGGAGGAGTCATTTTAGTCTTACCAGCTACCTTCTTTTTCTATCCAAGTTGGATAGCCTATTCTGTCCTAAGTTTGGTAATTTCCTTGATGGCCCTTCTAGGTGGTGTCATTTCACTTCCACGCTTGCTAAAGGTGGACCCGATTACTGCGATTGCAGAGTGA
- a CDS encoding ABC transporter ATP-binding protein produces MTTLIEMNQVTKTYGEGKMKVVALHETNFQLNAGEFVAIVGPSGSGKTTFLTTLGQLQEASSGKILVKGKETGSLTEKEKTDLRFREFGFILQASNLIPFLTVKEQLDLIDRLDKGKNSKSDRKELFDLLDLEKVQNHYPKALSGGERQRAAIARALYNNPSIVLADEPTASLDTERAYQVTEMLAAIAHEQGRGVVMITHDTRLLDKVDRIYVMNDGHLVEETHA; encoded by the coding sequence ATGACAACATTGATAGAAATGAATCAAGTGACAAAAACTTACGGGGAAGGAAAGATGAAAGTCGTAGCCCTGCATGAGACGAATTTTCAGCTAAATGCGGGAGAGTTCGTAGCTATCGTTGGGCCCTCTGGCTCTGGAAAGACGACCTTTCTAACAACTCTAGGACAACTTCAGGAAGCATCGAGTGGAAAGATTCTAGTCAAAGGGAAGGAAACAGGCAGTTTGACGGAGAAGGAAAAAACAGATCTCCGTTTTAGAGAGTTTGGTTTCATTCTCCAGGCTTCAAACTTAATTCCTTTTCTAACGGTCAAGGAACAGCTGGATTTGATAGACAGACTAGATAAGGGAAAAAATAGTAAAAGTGACCGAAAAGAGCTGTTTGACTTGTTGGATTTGGAAAAAGTTCAAAATCATTATCCCAAAGCTCTATCGGGTGGCGAACGTCAGCGTGCCGCGATTGCTAGAGCGCTCTATAACAATCCAAGCATTGTGCTTGCAGATGAGCCGACAGCCAGTCTTGACACTGAGCGTGCCTACCAAGTAACGGAGATGCTGGCTGCCATTGCCCATGAACAAGGTAGAGGAGTTGTTATGATTACGCATGACACTCGTCTTCTTGATAAGGTTGATCGTATTTATGTCATGAACGATGGCCACCTAGTTGAAGAAACACATGCATAA
- a CDS encoding peptidase U32 family protein, with translation MEKIIITATAESIEQVEQLLEAGVDRIYVGEKDFGLRLPTTFSYEELRTIANLVHEAGKELIVAVNALMHQDMMDRIKPFLDFLEEIKTDYITVGDAGVFYVVNRDGYSFKTIYDASTMVTSSRQINFWGQKAGASEAVLAREIPSAELFKMPEILEIPAEVLVYGASVIHHSKRPLLQNYYNFTHIDDEKTRKRDLFLAEPSDPESHYSIFEDNHGTHIFANNDLDLMTKLTELVEHGFTHWKLEGLYTPGQNFVEIAKLFIQARSLIQEGKFSHDQAFLLDEEVRKLHPKNRFLDTGFYDYDPDMVK, from the coding sequence ATGGAAAAGATTATCATTACAGCAACTGCTGAAAGTATTGAACAAGTTGAACAACTACTCGAAGCTGGTGTAGACCGTATCTACGTCGGTGAGAAAGATTTTGGCCTTCGTCTGCCAACGACCTTTAGTTATGAAGAGTTACGCACCATCGCAAATCTCGTTCATGAAGCAGGCAAGGAACTGATTGTCGCGGTTAATGCCCTCATGCATCAAGATATGATGGACCGTATCAAGCCTTTCCTAGACTTCTTGGAAGAAATTAAGACAGACTACATCACAGTTGGGGATGCAGGTGTCTTTTACGTGGTCAATCGTGATGGCTATTCCTTTAAGACCATCTACGATGCTTCAACTATGGTGACAAGCAGTCGTCAGATTAACTTCTGGGGTCAAAAGGCTGGCGCATCTGAGGCGGTTTTGGCGCGTGAAATTCCATCTGCTGAACTCTTCAAGATGCCAGAGATTTTGGAAATTCCTGCTGAAGTATTGGTTTATGGGGCTAGTGTCATTCACCATTCTAAGCGTCCGCTCTTGCAAAACTACTATAACTTCACGCACATCGATGATGAAAAGACGCGTAAGCGTGACCTCTTCTTGGCTGAACCAAGTGATCCAGAGAGCCATTACTCTATCTTTGAAGACAATCATGGTACCCACATCTTTGCAAATAACGACCTTGATTTGATGACCAAATTAACAGAATTGGTGGAGCATGGTTTTACTCACTGGAAGCTAGAGGGGCTCTACACACCTGGTCAGAATTTTGTAGAAATTGCTAAACTCTTTATTCAAGCACGCAGCTTGATTCAAGAGGGCAAATTCAGCCATGACCAAGCCTTCTTGTTAGATGAGGAAGTGCGCAAGTTACACCCTAAAAACCGTTTCCTGGACACAGGATTCTATGATTACGATCCTGACATGGTTAAATAG